A window of Halalkalibacillus sediminis contains these coding sequences:
- a CDS encoding tetraprenyl-beta-curcumene synthase family protein: MRNIPTSLTKILSVSYRKIFPQANEELDGWRKLAEKIPNDELRTQALESIDSKTFHCEGGSIYAVLARENWEDAISFIVAYQTISDYLDNLCDRSTSLDPEDFRQLHLSMLDAISPNSVNKRRNYYQFRDEQDDGEYLASLVATCQEITRRIKDYERIYPTIHRLAGLYIDLQVHKHVRLDERVPRLEEWFNREKDDEELFWYEFSAATGSTIGIFCLISYGLDDIYVGEEVYQSYFPYMQGLHILLDYFIDQKEDEVEGDLNFCHYYESEDILKERFEYMIKNAREGINGIPDPQFHEQIVVCLVGLYLSDRKVNDFHNGKEICNHLLRKTGWKAKFIYWNGKGYRKVKKRI, from the coding sequence ATTAGAAACATTCCAACCTCTCTCACGAAAATATTATCAGTCAGTTATCGTAAAATTTTCCCCCAGGCAAATGAAGAGCTTGATGGTTGGAGAAAATTAGCTGAGAAGATACCGAATGATGAACTAAGAACACAAGCACTTGAAAGCATTGACTCTAAAACATTCCACTGTGAAGGTGGCTCGATTTATGCTGTGCTGGCTAGAGAAAACTGGGAGGACGCGATTAGCTTCATCGTAGCTTACCAGACAATCAGTGACTATCTAGATAACTTATGTGATAGAAGTACTTCGCTTGATCCAGAGGATTTCCGCCAACTTCATTTATCCATGTTAGATGCAATTTCGCCAAATTCCGTGAATAAGAGAAGAAATTATTATCAGTTTAGGGATGAACAAGATGATGGAGAATACCTGGCTTCACTAGTCGCCACATGCCAGGAAATAACTAGGCGAATAAAAGATTATGAACGAATTTATCCGACGATTCATCGTCTAGCTGGGTTGTATATCGATCTCCAGGTACATAAACATGTACGACTAGATGAAAGGGTGCCTCGGTTAGAGGAATGGTTCAATAGGGAAAAAGATGATGAGGAACTCTTTTGGTATGAATTTTCTGCTGCGACGGGGTCTACCATCGGAATCTTTTGTTTAATTTCTTATGGTCTGGATGATATTTACGTTGGTGAAGAAGTGTATCAATCTTATTTTCCGTATATGCAGGGGTTGCACATTCTCCTAGATTATTTCATCGACCAAAAAGAGGATGAAGTTGAAGGTGACCTGAACTTCTGTCATTACTATGAAAGCGAAGATATTTTGAAAGAACGGTTCGAATATATGATAAAAAATGCTCGAGAAGGAATTAATGGAATACCGGATCCACAATTCCATGAACAAATTGTTGTATGTTTAGTAGGGCTTTATTTATCTGATCGAAAAGTGAACGATTTTCATAACGGAAAGGAAATCTGTAATCATCTCTTGAGGAAAACAGGTTGGAAAGCTAAATTCATCTACTGGAATGGAAAAGGCTATCGGAAAGTTAAAAAGCGCATATGA
- the ytkD gene encoding RNA deprotection pyrophosphohydrolase → MNVFKDYYDNTVKFMANEQRFSKEPKHVWVITKYKDKWLLTRHSDRGLEFPGGKVEPGENAEEAAIREVMEETGGNVSSLRFVGQYFVDGKGGQIIKNVYFAKVDQLDKQEHYFETEGPVLFDRLPRDLKKNDSFSFMMKDDVLKLSMDLINQMNT, encoded by the coding sequence GTGAATGTATTTAAGGACTATTATGACAACACCGTAAAATTCATGGCAAATGAACAACGATTTTCAAAAGAACCGAAGCACGTCTGGGTGATAACGAAATATAAGGATAAATGGTTACTGACTCGCCATAGTGATAGGGGATTAGAGTTTCCCGGCGGGAAAGTAGAACCAGGTGAAAATGCCGAAGAAGCGGCTATCCGTGAAGTAATGGAAGAAACGGGTGGTAACGTTTCTTCGCTTCGTTTTGTCGGTCAATATTTTGTTGACGGAAAAGGCGGACAGATCATCAAGAATGTATATTTTGCCAAGGTTGATCAACTAGATAAGCAAGAGCACTATTTTGAAACAGAAGGTCCTGTCTTATTCGACCGGTTGCCTCGAGACTTAAAGAAAAATGACTCATTCAGCTTTATGATGAAAGATGATGTATTGAAATTATCCATGGATTTAATCAATCAAATGAACACATAG
- a CDS encoding ABC transporter ATP-binding protein encodes MESLMTNQLTLGYGDNVIIDELDIQIPKGEITVFIGSNGCGKSTLLRSMARLLQPKSGEVVLDGNGIAKMNTREVAKQMAILPQSPSSPEGLTVYQLVKLGRYPHQGWLKKWTEDDETAVEKALIDTNMHELKDRPVDELSGGQRQRAWIAMTLSQNTEIIFLDEPTTYLDMTHQIEVLDLLFELNEKDNRTIVMVLHDLNLACRYADHVIALKDKKVYASGKPEEIVSCDLVYNVFGMNCDVTYDPLFGTPMTIPHGRGRCILAQAAAEKSGMQNNCVTENKVKTAL; translated from the coding sequence ATGGAATCGCTGATGACGAATCAACTGACGCTAGGTTATGGTGATAACGTAATTATAGATGAATTAGATATACAAATCCCAAAGGGTGAAATTACTGTTTTCATTGGAAGTAATGGTTGCGGAAAATCCACCTTACTTCGTTCGATGGCACGTTTATTGCAGCCTAAGTCGGGAGAAGTCGTTTTAGATGGTAATGGAATCGCTAAAATGAATACTCGTGAAGTTGCTAAGCAAATGGCAATCCTACCACAATCACCATCTTCACCAGAAGGATTGACTGTTTATCAGCTAGTTAAGCTTGGACGCTATCCACACCAAGGTTGGTTGAAAAAGTGGACAGAAGATGATGAAACAGCAGTAGAAAAAGCTCTGATCGATACGAATATGCATGAGTTGAAAGATCGTCCTGTCGATGAATTATCAGGTGGTCAAAGACAACGTGCATGGATCGCGATGACTTTATCTCAGAACACAGAAATCATCTTTTTAGATGAGCCGACCACTTACTTAGACATGACTCATCAAATAGAAGTATTAGATTTACTGTTTGAGTTGAATGAAAAAGATAACCGTACAATCGTAATGGTCTTGCACGATTTAAACTTAGCTTGCCGCTATGCTGACCATGTCATTGCATTGAAAGACAAAAAGGTTTATGCATCAGGTAAACCTGAAGAAATCGTTTCTTGTGACCTAGTCTACAATGTATTTGGGATGAACTGCGATGTTACGTATGATCCGCTATTCGGAACACCGATGACGATTCCACATGGGAGAGGTCGTTGCATTCTAGCTCAAGCAGCAGCCGAGAAGTCAGGCATGCAAAATAATTGTGTAACTGAAAATAAAGTTAAAACAGCATTATAA
- the asnB gene encoding asparagine synthase (glutamine-hydrolyzing) produces the protein MCGFIGYIRHQRSKITEQERALFVKQNEIITHRGPDDEGFYHDDFISFGFRRLSIIDIESGHQPLPYENERYWMVFNGEIYNYVELKKELLEEGYEFETDSDSEVILAMFSKHGDEAFKYLRGMFGILIWDKSEEVLHGARDPFGIKPLFYSRQENGTYFASEKKSIGLAIEQQEVDAESLQHYLSFQFVPEPKTMTKGVRKIEPGHSFTMKPGEDPTFKRYFHAKFDPVQTEKQQLMRQIRDVMFDSVNVHMRSDVPVGSFLSGGIDSTIIVAIAKEFNPNIKTFSVGFEREGYSEVDVARESAEKIGVENISYVISPEEYVKKLPKIMWHNDDPLADPACVPLYFVGREASKHVTVVLSGEGADELFGGYNIYREPESLKVFKSVPTPAKDLLNRVAKVLPEGVKGKSFLERGTTPLSERYIGNAKMFEEAEKSALLKTYDQHNPYQKFTNPLYREVQGTNPVNQMQYVDIHTWLRGDILLKADRMTMAHALELRVPFLDKEVFRVANSIPVDYKIANGTTKSILREAMESVVPEHVLNRKKLGFPVPIRHWLRNELYDWAAGLIKNSQTDYLLNKDVVINLLEKHREGKQDYSRKIWTVLMFMLWHQIYIEGVYSIEELQIEDEAKSKLTTK, from the coding sequence ATGTGTGGCTTTATCGGATATATAAGACACCAACGATCTAAAATAACTGAACAAGAGCGCGCTTTATTTGTAAAGCAAAACGAAATTATTACTCACAGAGGTCCGGACGATGAAGGGTTTTATCATGACGACTTCATCTCGTTTGGGTTCCGTCGCTTGAGTATTATAGATATTGAAAGTGGTCATCAGCCATTACCTTATGAAAATGAGCGTTACTGGATGGTCTTTAATGGAGAGATTTATAATTATGTAGAGCTGAAGAAAGAGCTTTTGGAAGAAGGTTACGAGTTTGAAACGGATTCTGACTCTGAAGTGATTTTAGCGATGTTTTCTAAGCATGGAGATGAAGCATTCAAATACTTACGTGGAATGTTCGGCATTTTGATTTGGGACAAGTCTGAAGAGGTGCTTCACGGTGCTAGGGACCCATTTGGTATCAAACCTTTATTCTATAGTCGTCAAGAAAATGGTACTTATTTTGCATCTGAGAAAAAAAGCATAGGCCTTGCAATCGAACAACAGGAAGTAGACGCAGAAAGTTTGCAACATTACCTAAGCTTCCAGTTTGTCCCTGAACCTAAAACAATGACAAAGGGAGTGCGGAAAATAGAGCCTGGGCATTCTTTCACCATGAAGCCAGGCGAGGATCCAACTTTCAAGCGTTATTTCCATGCAAAGTTTGACCCTGTGCAAACTGAGAAGCAACAACTAATGCGACAAATCCGTGATGTAATGTTTGACTCTGTGAATGTTCATATGCGAAGCGACGTACCAGTTGGCTCATTTTTATCTGGAGGAATCGATTCGACGATTATTGTTGCGATTGCGAAAGAGTTCAATCCGAATATAAAGACATTTTCAGTAGGGTTCGAAAGAGAAGGGTACTCGGAAGTCGATGTAGCGAGAGAATCTGCTGAGAAAATTGGTGTTGAGAATATTTCTTATGTGATTTCACCAGAAGAATATGTGAAAAAGCTTCCTAAGATTATGTGGCATAATGATGATCCTCTGGCTGATCCAGCTTGTGTACCGTTGTATTTTGTTGGGCGTGAAGCGTCGAAACACGTGACCGTTGTGCTATCAGGTGAAGGTGCTGATGAATTATTCGGTGGGTATAATATTTACCGTGAGCCTGAATCTTTAAAAGTGTTTAAATCGGTTCCAACGCCAGCCAAAGATTTGCTGAATCGTGTAGCGAAAGTGTTACCGGAGGGAGTAAAGGGTAAAAGCTTCTTGGAACGTGGTACAACACCTCTCTCTGAGAGATATATCGGGAATGCGAAGATGTTTGAAGAAGCAGAGAAATCTGCTTTATTGAAAACGTATGACCAGCACAACCCGTACCAAAAATTTACCAACCCCTTGTACCGAGAAGTGCAAGGAACAAATCCAGTGAATCAAATGCAGTATGTTGATATCCACACCTGGTTGCGTGGAGACATTTTGCTAAAGGCTGATCGAATGACAATGGCTCATGCATTGGAATTACGCGTACCGTTTTTGGATAAAGAAGTATTCCGTGTTGCCAATTCCATTCCCGTTGATTATAAAATTGCCAATGGTACGACGAAATCAATCTTGCGTGAGGCGATGGAAAGTGTAGTTCCGGAGCACGTGTTGAATCGCAAAAAATTAGGCTTCCCCGTACCTATCCGTCATTGGTTACGCAATGAATTATATGATTGGGCGGCGGGGTTAATTAAAAACAGCCAGACCGATTATTTGTTGAATAAAGATGTAGTCATTAATTTGTTAGAAAAGCATCGAGAAGGTAAGCAGGATTATAGTAGGAAAATATGGACAGTGCTTATGTTCATGCTATGGCATCAGATTTACATTGAAGGTGTTTATAGTATAGAAGAATTACAAATAGAAGATGAAGCAAAAAGCAAGCTTACGACGAAGTAA
- a CDS encoding C39 family peptidase: MYGWLLVFSSLVALLLVVSSIKQKSFRKVSYLFAGLFFGCSIALFIIMLGQNHPAILGWYEETFIDKQANSSLVFAENNDNWSSITENSLIEQYILAEEKLIEAPIIQQYPQLPRGCEVTTLAMLLNYHEIEADKMELADEIKKDPTPMKNKNGNVHFGNPHEGFVGDMFSLENPGYGVYNGPIEKLAKQYAGERVENLTGFSFENILASVHEDEPVLVITNTTFKPLPNTAFETWSTPQGKIDITMKEHSVLVVGYDEEFIYFNDPLQQDINKAPIDDFRAAWVQMGKQAITITSS, translated from the coding sequence ATGTATGGATGGCTATTGGTATTCAGTTCACTAGTTGCACTTTTACTAGTTGTATCTTCTATTAAACAAAAAAGTTTCCGAAAAGTTAGCTATTTATTTGCTGGCTTATTTTTCGGATGTTCAATCGCACTTTTTATTATTATGCTAGGACAAAACCACCCAGCTATTCTCGGGTGGTACGAGGAAACCTTTATAGACAAGCAGGCTAATTCCTCACTTGTCTTTGCGGAGAATAACGATAATTGGTCATCGATAACTGAAAACTCTCTGATCGAACAGTATATTTTGGCAGAGGAGAAATTGATTGAAGCTCCCATCATCCAGCAATATCCGCAACTACCCCGTGGTTGTGAGGTAACCACTCTTGCAATGCTATTAAATTATCATGAAATAGAAGCTGATAAAATGGAGTTGGCTGATGAGATCAAAAAAGACCCAACACCCATGAAGAACAAGAATGGTAATGTCCACTTCGGAAACCCACATGAAGGTTTCGTGGGGGATATGTTTTCACTAGAGAACCCTGGTTACGGTGTCTATAATGGACCAATAGAGAAGTTAGCGAAACAATACGCTGGAGAAAGAGTAGAAAACCTCACCGGATTCTCCTTTGAGAATATTCTTGCTTCGGTTCACGAAGATGAACCAGTTTTAGTCATTACTAACACTACCTTCAAACCTTTACCTAATACTGCTTTTGAAACATGGAGCACCCCTCAGGGTAAGATCGACATCACAATGAAAGAACACTCCGTCCTTGTTGTCGGTTATGATGAGGAATTCATTTACTTCAATGATCCCCTACAACAAGATATAAATAAAGCACCCATCGACGATTTTCGCGCCGCTTGGGTGCAGATGGGAAAGCAAGCAATTACGATTACTTCGTCGTAA
- a CDS encoding tRNA (mnm(5)s(2)U34)-methyltransferase, with protein sequence MKSIIPLAHSILEESLREGDIVVDATLGNGHDSLFLSKIVRKEGAVYGFDIQEEAILQSKKLFQQEDAQNIYTFNIGHENAADLLKQKEVESIDGVIFNLGYLPGGDHTVTTLSRTTIIAFNDLFELLKPNKYIVFVVYPGHEQGNHESDSLVSHLSKIPAKDADIAKYQMVNRSEAAPYVIAVFKK encoded by the coding sequence GTGAAATCAATCATTCCCCTTGCACATTCTATTTTGGAAGAATCATTACGTGAAGGCGATATAGTAGTTGATGCTACTTTAGGTAACGGACACGACAGCTTGTTCCTCAGTAAAATTGTGAGGAAAGAGGGAGCTGTCTATGGATTTGATATCCAAGAGGAGGCTATATTACAGTCAAAAAAACTTTTTCAACAAGAAGACGCCCAAAATATATACACTTTCAATATAGGACACGAGAACGCTGCAGACCTTTTAAAACAAAAAGAAGTCGAATCAATTGATGGGGTGATATTCAATCTGGGGTATTTACCAGGTGGCGATCACACTGTTACTACTCTCAGCAGAACAACCATCATAGCATTCAATGATCTTTTTGAATTGCTTAAACCAAATAAATACATCGTTTTCGTGGTTTATCCCGGTCACGAACAAGGCAACCATGAGTCCGACTCACTCGTGTCACACCTATCCAAAATCCCTGCAAAAGATGCCGACATCGCAAAATATCAGATGGTCAACCGAAGTGAAGCTGCACCATATGTAATTGCAGTTTTTAAAAAATAG
- the pckA gene encoding phosphoenolpyruvate carboxykinase (ATP), translating to MKTMNVQSHVSRLLDNDTINQNLPISSLVEKVLERKEGSLTSTGAVRATTGKYTGRSPKDKFIVEDEETRDTVEWGPVNQPISEEKFVNLLQKVTDYLVDQDELFSFKGFAGAEEKHRLPIQVVTQYAWHNLFANQLFIRPTLEELSNHDTEFTVISAPQFKADPEVDGTNSETFIIVSFSHGIVLIGGTEYAGEIKKSIFSVMNYILPEKKDVLPMHCSANVGAEGDVALFFGLSGTGKTTLSADPNRRLIGDDEHGWSQNGVFNIEGGCYAKCVNLTEEKEPQIYNAIRFGSVLENVGIDETTGLPDYDDTSLTENTRAAYAIDNIDNIITPSKAGHPNTIIFLTADAFGVLPPISKLTKEQAMYHFLSGYTSKLAGTERGITEPEATFSACFGSPFLPLPAANYAKMLGEKIDQQDVDVFLVNTGWTGGSYGEGSRMKLSYTRAMIQAALEGDLNSIDTKEDEIFGLSIPTTCPGVPSDVLQPRKTWTDGDAYDQKAKELATKFHENFKKFDYVTSDIAEAGPKYKG from the coding sequence ATGAAAACAATGAACGTTCAGTCGCATGTTTCGCGCTTATTAGACAATGATACTATCAACCAGAACTTACCTATCTCATCACTAGTCGAAAAGGTATTAGAGCGAAAGGAAGGCTCACTTACTTCAACAGGAGCTGTCCGTGCGACAACGGGAAAATATACGGGTAGATCTCCAAAAGATAAGTTCATCGTTGAAGATGAAGAAACTAGAGATACAGTCGAATGGGGTCCAGTTAACCAACCAATTAGTGAAGAAAAATTCGTTAATCTTTTACAAAAAGTGACTGATTATTTAGTTGATCAAGATGAATTATTCTCTTTTAAAGGGTTTGCTGGTGCAGAAGAAAAGCATCGCCTTCCTATCCAAGTAGTCACCCAATATGCTTGGCACAATCTTTTTGCTAACCAACTATTCATTCGTCCGACTTTAGAGGAATTATCTAATCATGACACAGAATTCACAGTGATTTCAGCACCTCAATTCAAAGCAGACCCTGAAGTTGACGGTACGAATTCTGAAACCTTCATAATTGTATCATTTTCACACGGCATTGTGTTGATCGGTGGTACAGAATATGCTGGTGAAATTAAAAAATCAATTTTCTCTGTCATGAATTATATTTTACCAGAGAAAAAAGACGTTCTTCCGATGCACTGTTCAGCAAATGTTGGTGCAGAAGGTGACGTTGCATTATTCTTCGGCCTATCAGGAACAGGGAAAACAACATTATCCGCTGATCCTAACCGTCGTTTGATTGGTGATGATGAGCACGGCTGGTCACAAAACGGTGTCTTCAATATCGAAGGCGGATGTTATGCGAAATGTGTCAACTTGACTGAAGAAAAAGAACCTCAGATTTATAATGCCATCCGTTTCGGTTCTGTCCTCGAAAATGTGGGAATAGATGAAACGACTGGTCTACCAGATTATGATGATACGAGTTTAACTGAAAATACTAGAGCAGCATATGCAATTGATAATATCGATAATATTATTACGCCTAGCAAGGCGGGCCATCCTAATACCATCATTTTCTTGACTGCTGATGCTTTCGGGGTCCTACCTCCAATCAGTAAGTTGACGAAAGAGCAAGCGATGTACCACTTCTTAAGTGGGTATACAAGTAAGCTAGCAGGAACTGAGCGTGGAATTACAGAACCAGAAGCTACATTCTCAGCTTGCTTCGGTTCACCATTCTTACCATTACCAGCAGCAAATTACGCAAAAATGCTAGGTGAAAAGATTGACCAGCAAGATGTAGACGTATTCCTAGTAAACACAGGCTGGACTGGTGGATCATATGGAGAAGGTTCACGTATGAAGCTTTCGTATACTCGTGCAATGATTCAAGCTGCCCTTGAAGGTGACTTGAACAGCATTGACACAAAGGAAGATGAAATCTTCGGTTTATCGATTCCAACCACTTGTCCTGGAGTGCCTTCAGATGTTCTTCAACCTAGAAAAACTTGGACAGATGGTGATGCTTACGATCAAAAAGCAAAAGAACTTGCAACGAAATTCCACGAGAATTTCAAAAAATTCGACTATGTAACATCTGATATCGCAGAAGCTGGTCCTAAATACAAAGGATAA
- a CDS encoding alpha/beta hydrolase gives MIVRETENPTAVVVVIHGAFEHSGRYEWLFNKLLKQGYHIVYGDLPGQGVTQKKLGHIKSFKQYFDTVSEWIDQAKTYDLPVFLLGHSMGGLIAIRILQEQNIEVDGVILSSPALGLCNVPEKPLYMLSKVLNVLAPSVLVPTNVHSKMATRNEAFIARDVSDPLYLRKVSVRWYLEFEKGIDLAFKKIKKYPDVPTLLLQSGEDLLVDVDAVKKWFNQVDLSEKKIKIYEDLYHEILNEPERDEVYADVIQFIEHQRN, from the coding sequence ATGATTGTAAGAGAAACAGAGAACCCGACAGCTGTTGTGGTTGTCATTCATGGTGCATTCGAACATTCTGGTCGATATGAATGGCTTTTTAATAAATTATTGAAGCAAGGCTATCACATTGTATATGGCGATTTGCCTGGGCAAGGGGTTACCCAGAAAAAGTTAGGCCACATCAAATCGTTTAAGCAATATTTTGACACGGTTTCTGAATGGATCGATCAAGCAAAAACTTATGATTTACCTGTTTTCCTTTTAGGTCATAGCATGGGTGGATTAATTGCTATTCGCATTCTCCAGGAACAAAACATTGAGGTTGATGGAGTGATTTTATCCTCGCCAGCCCTCGGTTTATGCAATGTTCCAGAAAAGCCGTTATACATGTTATCAAAGGTGCTAAACGTATTAGCTCCGTCTGTTCTAGTTCCTACCAATGTCCATTCAAAAATGGCTACGCGGAATGAAGCATTTATTGCTAGGGATGTTAGTGATCCTTTATATTTAAGGAAAGTCTCTGTACGTTGGTATTTGGAATTTGAAAAAGGGATCGATCTTGCCTTTAAGAAAATTAAGAAATATCCTGATGTACCGACGCTGTTACTCCAATCTGGAGAAGATTTATTAGTTGATGTTGATGCGGTTAAGAAATGGTTCAACCAAGTGGACTTATCAGAGAAGAAAATAAAGATATATGAAGACCTTTATCATGAGATATTGAATGAACCAGAACGTGATGAAGTATATGCCGATGTGATACAGTTCATCGAGCATCAAAGAAATTAA
- a CDS encoding gamma carbonic anhydrase family protein, whose product MILEYKGKYPQIDDTAYLSEDVVVTGEVTIGAYCSIWFKTVIRGDVAPTIIGKSVNIQDQSMLHQSPGMPLEIEDGVTVGHQVLLHSCKVSKNALIGMGSTILDGAEIGENAFVGAGSLVPPGKKIPSNTLAFGRPAKVVRDLTDEDYKEMKRIRTEYVEKGQVYKSNQS is encoded by the coding sequence ATGATACTCGAATACAAAGGAAAATACCCTCAAATTGATGACACAGCCTACTTATCAGAAGATGTTGTAGTGACAGGCGAGGTAACAATAGGAGCCTATTGTAGTATTTGGTTCAAGACTGTCATTCGTGGCGATGTAGCCCCAACAATTATAGGGAAAAGTGTCAACATCCAAGACCAGAGTATGCTTCACCAAAGCCCTGGTATGCCATTAGAAATAGAAGATGGAGTCACCGTTGGTCACCAAGTATTGCTCCACTCTTGCAAAGTTAGCAAGAATGCATTGATTGGGATGGGGTCGACTATTTTAGATGGTGCTGAGATTGGAGAAAATGCCTTTGTTGGTGCTGGAAGCCTCGTACCGCCTGGTAAAAAAATCCCCTCCAATACTTTAGCATTCGGACGACCTGCTAAAGTTGTCAGAGATTTGACCGATGAAGATTATAAGGAAATGAAACGTATTCGTACAGAGTATGTGGAAAAAGGACAAGTTTACAAATCGAACCAGTCTTAA
- a CDS encoding hydrolase gives MDERKFYVNIEAGEISELKAGNNDTFVIYGEPNDIIALRECLDEMKHAEFGTFLRSHVPFKEYHHDEDNDAVDDCMIRAYRLIYELGVPETKKHIESFSFFDTLIKDEEY, from the coding sequence ATGGATGAACGTAAATTTTATGTCAATATTGAAGCAGGAGAAATCTCAGAACTGAAAGCAGGAAATAACGATACATTTGTGATCTACGGTGAGCCTAATGATATTATTGCATTACGTGAATGTTTGGACGAAATGAAACATGCAGAGTTCGGAACATTTTTAAGGTCGCATGTACCTTTCAAGGAATATCATCATGATGAGGACAATGACGCAGTAGATGATTGTATGATTCGTGCGTATCGGTTGATTTATGAACTCGGTGTCCCGGAGACGAAAAAGCATATCGAGTCATTTTCTTTTTTCGATACATTGATTAAAGATGAAGAATACTAA
- the metK gene encoding methionine adenosyltransferase — MLNQRRLFTSESVTEGHPDKICDQISDAILDEILKRDPNARVACETTVTTGLVLVSGEISTTSYVDISTIVRETIKDIGYIRAKYGFDYETCAVLTSIDEQSADIAEGVNTALEKREGRMSDDEIEAIGAGDQGLMFGYASNETKELMPLPISLSHKLAKRLADVRKSEEIDYLRPDGKTQVTVEYDDDGNPERVDTIVISTQHHPEISLETIQKDVKAKVINEVVPSELLDEETKYIINPTGRFVIGGPQGDAGLTGRKIIVDTYGGFARHGGGAFSGKDATKVDRSAAYAARYVAKNIVAAELADVCEVQLAYAIGVARPVSISINTFGTGKVEEVKLVEAIRESFDLRPAGIIKMLDLRRPIYKKTAAYGHFGRSDDDFTWERTDKVDELRSQLS; from the coding sequence ATGTTGAATCAACGCAGACTCTTTACATCAGAGTCAGTAACAGAAGGGCATCCGGATAAAATATGTGACCAAATTTCCGATGCTATCTTAGACGAAATTTTAAAGCGAGACCCGAATGCACGTGTCGCTTGTGAAACAACGGTAACTACAGGACTAGTATTAGTATCTGGAGAGATTTCTACTACTTCTTATGTAGATATTTCTACTATTGTACGTGAGACAATTAAAGATATTGGATACATTCGCGCAAAATACGGTTTTGATTATGAAACATGCGCAGTTTTGACATCAATCGACGAGCAATCTGCAGATATCGCTGAGGGCGTCAATACAGCTCTTGAAAAAAGGGAGGGTAGAATGTCCGATGATGAAATTGAAGCAATCGGTGCAGGTGACCAAGGGTTGATGTTCGGATATGCTTCTAATGAGACCAAAGAGCTTATGCCTCTACCGATCTCATTATCTCATAAATTAGCTAAGCGACTAGCTGATGTTAGAAAGTCAGAAGAAATAGATTATTTACGTCCCGATGGGAAAACACAGGTGACAGTTGAATACGATGATGATGGGAATCCAGAGCGGGTTGATACAATCGTGATCTCCACTCAACATCACCCTGAAATATCACTTGAAACAATTCAAAAAGATGTGAAGGCTAAAGTAATTAATGAAGTTGTCCCATCTGAATTATTAGATGAAGAAACTAAATATATCATCAATCCAACTGGTCGATTCGTCATCGGTGGTCCTCAAGGAGATGCAGGGCTTACCGGTAGAAAAATCATCGTAGACACCTACGGAGGCTTCGCTCGTCATGGCGGGGGAGCATTCAGTGGTAAGGATGCAACAAAAGTAGACCGTTCTGCAGCATATGCCGCTCGTTACGTCGCGAAAAACATCGTTGCGGCAGAACTAGCTGACGTTTGTGAAGTTCAGTTGGCATATGCAATTGGGGTTGCGCGACCCGTATCCATTTCAATTAATACATTTGGAACAGGAAAAGTTGAAGAGGTTAAGCTAGTGGAGGCAATCAGAGAATCTTTTGATCTGCGCCCAGCTGGTATAATTAAAATGCTTGACTTAAGACGTCCGATTTACAAGAAGACAGCAGCTTATGGTCATTTTGGACGTTCAGATGACGATTTTACTTGGGAGAGAACGGATAAAGTTGATGAGCTTAGGTCGCAGTTGAGCTAA